From Marmota flaviventris isolate mMarFla1 chromosome X, mMarFla1.hap1, whole genome shotgun sequence, the proteins below share one genomic window:
- the LOC114090171 gene encoding signal recognition particle 14 kDa protein yields the protein MVLLESEQFLTELTRLFQKCRLSGSVYITLKKYDGRTKPTPRKGSVEGVEPSDNKCLLRATDGKKKISTVVSSKEVNKFQMAYSNLLRANMDGLKKRDKKSKSKKSKAAQ from the coding sequence ATGGTGCTCCTGGAGAGCGAGCAGTTCCTGACGGAGCTCACCAGGCTCTTCCAGAAGTGTCGGTTGTCGGGCAGCGTGTACATCACCTTGAAGAAGTATGATGGTCGAACTAAACCCACACCGAGGAAGGGTTCTGTGGAGGGCGTTGAGCCCTCAGACAACAAGTGTCTGTTGAGAGCAACGGATGGGAAAAAGAAGATCAGCACAGTGGTGAGCTCCAAAGAAGTGAATAAATTTCAGATGGCTTATTCAAACCTATTGAGAGCTAACATGGATGGGCTGAAGAAGAGAGACAAAAAGAGCAAGAGTAAGAAGAGCAAAGCAGCACAGTGA